A single Methylomonas sp. AM2-LC DNA region contains:
- a CDS encoding peroxiredoxin has translation MSTLLENNQPAPSFSTLNENDQLISLADYHGKNYVVLYFYPKDDTPGCTIEANDFTALAADFSALQTVIIGVSKDDCASHRAFIEKYGLTVQLLADTSGELCDSYGVWQEVEKDGVKKWKIVRSTFIINPQGQLVDVEYGVNHAGHAQAVLEKIKALS, from the coding sequence ATGTCTACGCTTTTAGAAAACAACCAACCCGCACCTAGTTTCAGTACCCTGAATGAGAACGATCAATTGATATCACTTGCCGATTACCATGGCAAAAACTATGTTGTACTTTATTTTTATCCTAAGGATGACACCCCAGGCTGCACTATAGAGGCTAACGATTTTACCGCCTTGGCAGCCGATTTTTCTGCCTTACAAACTGTCATTATCGGTGTCAGTAAAGACGATTGTGCCAGTCACCGTGCTTTTATCGAAAAATATGGTTTAACCGTGCAACTACTTGCCGATACCAGTGGTGAACTCTGCGACAGTTATGGTGTGTGGCAGGAAGTTGAAAAAGACGGCGTTAAAAAATGGAAAATTGTACGCTCAACTTTTATTATCAATCCACAAGGTCAGTTGGTAGATGTTGAATATGGTGTAAATCATGCGGGTCATGCTCAGGCCGTATTGGAAAAAATTAAAGCATTAAGCTAA